In Chaetodon auriga isolate fChaAug3 chromosome 22, fChaAug3.hap1, whole genome shotgun sequence, the genomic window ctcttttgtctttttcaggcCCATTCACCATCCTCAGGGTCATGCCCACATTGCAGCTTTTGTGAGCCACGAGAGTatgtatgtttttgtaattaAACACGTTTCCTATAATCTGCTCATCCGTCAGCTCTTATTTGGTTTTAGTCCTGCACTTTGGAACAACGAGCAGAAAAAGTGAGTTGAAAACAAAATTACGTAGGCTCTCCTGTCAAGGGTACAGCTGTACTAGACAAAGAGAAGACGGTTTTAAATGAGTGTTTTTCTCCAGGCTATTACTGAGCATGAAAGGCAGTTTTTTACATCAATAATACTTCATGCTTACAAGTGCAgagtcatttttttccactttcacttGGAGCTCAGTGATTCCCTGCAGCTTTGACTCAGCCCgagcttcctctcctctcagcgtACAACTTCTCCCATCGCATCGACCATTTATCTTTCGGGGAGGAGATCCCGGGCATCATCAATCCTCTGGACGGCACAGAGAAAATCACCTTTAACAGTAAGTTTGAGAGGTGGGAGAGGATAAAACACAGGATTCTAACAGAGTTAATGACGTGTTGAGACATTTATTGACCCAAACTGCCCGTAGTTCAGCTTGGATGATCACTGCTCAGCACTTACAATTAGAAATAATTCAGATAGCACTATGATGGAGCTGATAAAGCCGTAAGTTACATATTTTTTCCTGCAAAAACCTGAATCACAGTTTTCACACCTTattcctcactgtgtgttttaccGCAGATAACCAGATGTTCCAGTACTTCATCACGGTGGTGCCAACCAGGCTGAACACATACAAGAtatctgcagacacacaccagtTCTCTGTGACTGAGCGGGTGAGACAcagtaagaaaaacacagcGGAGAAGCCCGAGGAGGACGAGTTAAGCATCGAAAGCTAACCATCACTGTCTGTTTTCTAGGAGCGGGTGATAAACCACGCAGCGGGCAGTCACGGGGTGTCCGGCATCTTTGTGAAGTACGACACCAGCTCTCTGATGGTGACGGTCAGCGAGCAGCACATGCCGCTGTGGCAGTTCCTGGTGCGACTGTGCGGCATCATCGGCGGTATATTCTCCACGACAGGCAAGTCTCCTGCAAGCATATTAATTTCGTGTTTTTTGCACCTGGGAATTTGGTCATTTTCGCACTCGAAGAAACATCTTAGACCCGAAGCCATTTTCATTGTTCAGTATCTTCAGAAATCTAATTCATAGAGCTGCAAAATTTGGCAGGGACACGCACAAAATGATGAAGAACAGATCCAAATGATTGAAAGGCACAGGAAAAGGTcgttttatttcattactcctccatgaaaatggaaaaaaaaaaaaaggtgcaaaatAGGTGGATTTGGGGCCACGGGCAAACCCCTATACCAAATTTCACAGCTCTAGAAGTTATATTTCTGAAGATATTAGACCCTAAAAAATTTTAGGGTGCAGTTGTCAATTTGCTTCTACATaaagttttaaaagaaaaaatcgaaaatgtaaacaaaaacctTCTGCTGAATTTCATTTATAGCCCTTTATTTTGGCCTTTTGAATTCAAAGTAAAGCaactaaataaaatgtataagTGTCTGAATTCATCCACGCATCACTGTGTTCCTCTTCAAAGGCATGCTGCACGGGCTTGTCGGCTGCTGTTTTGATCTTATCTGCTGTCGCCTCAAACTCGGAGTGTATCGGCACAGAGAGGTGAGTCTTAGTCTATCGTCTTTATCGCATCCAAACCACACTGTTATCATCACCATGAAGCAGATCTAACAGACAAACCTGTGCTGAATCTGCTCCAGGACTTGCAGCGACACAACCAGAACAATCTAAACAATCACCGGACTCCGCTGTTGGCTGACGATGTGCCTCAGGAGTAGCTGCCATCGTCAAACTGCTGATTCTGCCTTCTGCGAGGTTTCATGGCGAGGAAGGAGGCGACCTGACAAATCCTGTGAGTTCATGAAAAGTTTTCTCCTCCCAGCTGGAGAGAAGACTTCACCATCAGAGGTGCTAGTTAACGTTGTTCAACACTTACATATGtcatgaaattgtgttttcctATGAAAAAAGTTGAAGCTGTCTAAAAAAGTGAAGTTCACATCAGATGATTGCACTTTAGGAAATGTGTACCCTGTGACTgcagttttacatgttttaaaacCTTTGTTTCTTTACAAACGTTGTAAGCTTTCTGTTCcatgtgttgtaaaagtgcGTAATACTGAGTGTTTGTCATAACAACTCCATTAAAGTTTAAATATccataaattaaaaaatacctCTGCTGTTTTGCGTTAAGGTTACAAGAACATATGATTTTTAAATCCGTGAATCTCGATGAtgatttcccataatgcaactcaacatTATCTTTTATTAGAGCTGCTCTGCATGGTAAAGTTTCAAACTCTGTGCACTCACCTTATTAAAATGCAAACTTTCTGTTGTAAATCATTATCCTTTGAATCCAAGCTCAGAtcaccctgatgacatcactgggGTATTTTTTTCTTCACGCTTTGAAAGTCAGAACAAGAAACAAAGACTTTATACAACCAAGCAGCAACTTACAGGACGGAAAGATGAAGCCAACATGGAAGTGCAGACAACTGCAGTTCcacaaatggccacttgaggctggctccaaaagccagccaatccccatagacccccacattaaaaacttaacagcagaaataaacatgccTACAGCCGATCTTGACTGTTTGGGGGTGAATTTCTATATATAAcacactcatttaaattatacTAAGGCTTGAAATTCTGCATAATTCTGGGCATATTTTATACAGTCTACAACTGGTTTCACTGGCTGCGTACTCAACATGTTGAAACTGGATGGTGAGGTACAAGTCGGGTTTAATGGACTGCAGCACACTTGCACTTTTTCTCTTCTGGTTTATTTCAGTTATGCCAAGCAGACTTGAACGAAGTGTTGTCAGAGTAGGGaatgaaacattttgcaaaTGACACCAAAAAGTATAAGATGAAGTAATTGGTTACGCATTGCTGTTGTTTATTACACACAGGAACAGGAGCTCCAGCCTGGGGTTTCCTGCACCAGCAGCGCTCAGCATTTGGTTTGCAAATTCggtcaaacagacacaaagaagaGCAAACGACACCATTACAAAAAGCCCCGTAGCTCTGAAAGAACAAGTCTGACGACACCACTTCATCATACAGGCCTCGTACgactgcagacattttggtTCACTCTGAAAGTAAGAAAACAGTTACCAAGACTACACCACAAACATGGGCTTTGCATAAacatttatttagttttgtcCCTTTTCCTCCATAAAGGCTCATATCTGTCATGTATTTGTATTCTGTCAAGAGTCAAGCCTTGCGATACATACAACACTGTATGCagttttctggtttgtttaGTAAAAATCAGACCTGCCTGCCACACTTAACACTTTTGGTAGACTCTGTGGGAAGCTCTGAGGTGGAATCCTGCGAGGACGCTCACCAAGCAAAAATCAACAGTCAAATACAATTTTTTGGTAGTCTATAAGAATAATGTGTAGTTCAACTATTTACAGATCTTCCAAACTGAGAAACACTAGGAGGGCCTTAATCCCTCGTTTGTAACCTCGCACTTTTGTGATTTAGGTCCAGACTGACATGAAGGTCACAGTTTGTCTTGCTTAAAAATAGCAGTCCATCAGGTAAGGTATGGCGACCCTCAGGGCTCCTTACTTGGTCCACTACTTTTCACAATACTTTTCAGTTCTGTTCGGTAGAATCATTTGCAGGTGCAGCATGAATTTTCACTcctatgcagatgacactcaGCTCTATATTGCAATCAGTTGTAATGATTACTTAATGCTTCCTATCTGTCTGAAAAAGATGCTGTGTTTCTTACATAGAAATGAAGCGGAAATACTCTTTCTGGTTTAATTGGGAAAACTTTAAATACAATTTAACATAAATTATCATAAATTTGACCAACTGCAGCCTCCCCGCTTTGGCTTCTCATTTACAACAGGGCCTATTTTTATGACCTCCCCTGACATATATCATCTTTCTCAGCCATGTCGAACAACCCCTATGACCTCTTCAGTATCCAGAGGCCTGCCTCAAGAACTAAAAGACCTTTCATCCAAATAGTTACAGGAGTCTGAGGTTTCTAGAAATACCTTCAGGACAACGGTAAGAGAAACAGATGGTTGCCACTGTGTCTCAAATGTAATACAcaagaggcacaaactggggctgGGTCTCCTCCACCTTCGCTTGGTCCCCCAACCTCACAATCTTGGACATGGATCACTGATACTGGACTTATCTAGCTGGACCCATTCCTTGGAGTTCTTAATTTTGGATTTACTACACCGGCATTGGACATTTTACCTTTCACTGAACTTTGCAATTTTCCCACCTAATACTCCTACGAGGAGTTTGTCTTGTTAGAAAACTTGGGCTTGGTTGGGAACTGTTGGGAGACAATGTACAATGTGATACCGGCctatacaaataaacttgaCTCTGATGTACTCTTATTTATATATAATACACTGCCAAGGTCTACCACATATATCAGACTAGCCTTTGACGCGAGTATAAAGATGTAAAAGTAGTAAACTTAGTTTCAGTACAAACTGCTGTACAAACAGGCAAAAAGTGGATGagcattcacacaaacaagGTTTATGTTCAAAGACATACTGACATTATCATTGGTGATAGTAAATAAGTGATAACCTCAACCGCAGGGACGATGGCAGATCTGTATGTTTTGGTAAATGCAGTGACACAGCTGTCCTGTGTGGTCAGATTTTACCTCTAATACTAGTCTCAATAATGTGTGGATTGGCCTTGAGACAGAGCCACCACGTCGTTCTTGGGTGTGATCTTAAAAAGGCAGTAGATACACGTGATGCAAGACATACAGATATCCAAATCACCTGCGTATTAAAGAGAGGAAGTGGATATCCCCACAGTAAAAAACTGAGAACCAAAATAATCTTATAGAAATCGTCCTCCACTGAAGAACTGCCATATTTCAAGtatgaaaaaacaaattatCACAAGGCAAGGCGATGCACCAAGACTTAAGAGGATGGAAACGACAGTGtggaaaagaaaatcacacaaaaGGCTTATTGTTGCATATATAATTGGCCACTTTGAGAAGAAAACAGGTACAAAATGAATGACGACACTTGTGTTTCTGGACGGGGTGACTGAACAGTGCAGGAACTGATGATTTCCAAACTAAACAAATAATTCATGGCTAGTGAGacctctttttcttccccttctGAGTGCTTCACTCAACTGCAGCCCCCACCTGTAGAGAGCCCCTGCTAATCCACACTCAAAGGAGGATTTGGAGCGTCCTTTGCGGATGGTCAGAGTCTCAGATGTTACGTCCCGCCGACAGCTAAAGGTGAGCGCTGCTGTCTCTTGAGGTGGTGAGGAAGACTCAGTTGGTTAAGGTGCTGGATGCGCGGAAGTAGGAGAGGAACTTGAAACAGAGGCTGACCACAAAGTACCAGATGTTTCTGGCCATCTGGGAGCGGGCGATAAACACCCTCCAGATGAAAACCACCAGCAGGGTGTTGAAGGTGTAGCGGATGTTCCTCAATCTGGGAAAGAGGGAAGGGAGAAGGAATttagacaggaagtgaaggaatgGTTCTAAAAACACagataatgacaaaaacattgaaTTGTAGCTACATTTTCTCCTTAAAATCTAGTAAATTGACGGATCCTAAACACACTTTTTCTTATCATTCAGGGAGTTTAATAACAAGTTTGAGCAACTGAAGCTATAATTTGCCTGTCTTGACTCTTAAGAGAGTAAACAGAGAGACTGATTAAACCTAAAAGGATGCCATTAAATGTAGCAATAAAACGACAAAATGCTATTGTTATTCATTTTAGGACAAAGATGAGTAATGTAGAAAGAGCAAAGACTGTTAAGAGCATCTCTGCTGAGCTGGATTCATGAAAATAACCTTAATCTTTCTTTAGTGTCTGATGATGTCGTTAAACTTACCACTGAGCTGAAATTCCTGTTGtttactaaaaaaaaagggttgTTGTCCTTCCAAAAACATTGTCAGATGGACAAAACAATCCACCGGTTACACACAGAATGACCACCTGTTGTACTCTCGGGTCCACTTACTTCCTCAGATGCTGCCTGGCAGCAGGAATGTCGGACATGTCTTCATTCAGGACGTACTTCTTGGTGCCGATGCAGTAATTCTCAATGTACTCGGGCCAGTTCAGCTGGCGCACATCAAAGTTAAATGTCTGCAAGTGAGAAAAGATGGTTAGGAGGGTGTCGAGACAAGAGGCGAAGCTGCGGCTGAGTCTGTCAATGAAAGTGAAGGTGAAGTTCAACCCTCCTCCACTAGATGGAGCAATAGACTCTTGAATGCTCTGCTGCTTGTTCTCTCAACCACATTAGGATTAAATTACCtttaatgaagtaaaaataGAGTGTTATCAGTAACATGTACTTAAAGTGTCAAAAAACATACTCATGATGGAGCATGGACACTTAATTATATTACTATATCCATATTATTGCAGTAATCTGTAAGCAGCAAGTAAATAATGGTGTATTTTGTCAACATGGAGTCAGTTTTGACTACTTTATATACTACAGGGTGGTTTAATTAATAGAAATGAATCATATTTTACATGCtttgtataaaaaaaaccttaatctgcaaagtaacagTTAACTATCGCTATCAGGTAAATgaaaaaagttcaatatttccctctgaattgtAGTGAAATAGATGTAAAAAGTGACATGAAATCGAAATACTCAGCTACAGTATTAGTAGCACAAAAGTGCACTTTAAATAAAGTACTGAAGTAACTGTACTTAAGAACATTTTTTGCTTTCTAGCAGCCATTCAGAGGCTTAAAGGCAGAGCGTGCGGTCCACACTGAGCGTGGACGAGCTCACCTTCCTGTCCTCCGGGGTCAGCTGGCTCATCAGCATGCTCAGGTTCTCAGAGTTCCACTCCCAGTCCTGACTGCTGAAGTACTCCAGCAGGCTGATGGCCTTGTGCAGACGGTTGAAGATGCGCATCATCCTGCAGCGAGATGAGACAAGGGGTCAGAGGTTACTTCACGCTGGAACTTCTCTTTAGAGTTCAGgctggagacagacagctgtgagTCTTACTGCGGCTTTTGTCCAGAGAGTCGCAGGAAGAGGTCGTAGATGAGGGCAGGGAACTTGTGGCTGACCAGGATCCAGTACTGGTTGATCAGGTAGTTGGAGGTGATGTTGGCGTTGGGCCTGCGGAAAGCCTGCTCCAGCGGGTTCCTCTTAAAGGACGACATCACATGGTGCTCTGCAAGAGCAGCACGGTGGAAGAGGTTCATCAGACAACGACATTACAGTATTCATCTGAGAGATaaatgcaaagaggaaactgacATGGAGTTTAAAAGGATTTCTGAGAGGCACTCTGTGTCGCTCTGGCCTCAGTTTGTGCCTCTGACGCCTTATTATAACATTCAAGGGACAGAGCTGAGCACCTCGAAGACTCAGAGACGCCGAAAATGACATGCCTCCGTGCTCTTAAACGATAAGGTTTGTATGTAAATATGATAAACTGGAAATATTCATCAATATAAACCAATATGATGTATTATTAATGatacatgttttatatgttggTTGACGTACACGTTGACATAAGTCATTTCTGGGTACCATCTTTGTTTGGAAAAAGACTTTAAAATTGGTAAAAAGTTAAAAATCAAGAAGCTGATTCAATATTTTTGAATCCAGATGGTTTGCAGAGTCTTTGAGGATTTTGGAAACGCTGCTAAATGCTTCGCTCTGTGACTTGAATGTAATGGTTACGTATAACCGGCGTAAAGTACGACAGTCAGTGGAAAAGTCCATGTCAAACAGCTCAGGTTAACATCAACATGCACTGACTGCACACAATGAGATGGGTAAACACGCACTTCCTGCACAAGGATCATGACTTCCAGGAACCGCGGCTCGCCTTGTTCATAACATGATTTCCAGCTCTGGTTCTCGGGGGAATATCAGGCGGAAAAGCAGCCGCAGGACGTCTCCCCCCGCTGGGCGGCACAGCTGGCCCCTCCTCCCAGAATCCAACGGCAGCCATccgcagacacagagagcagccatGTGACCACGGACATTACATCACACACGGCACGCAAACTAGGCCTCGCACCgcttgtttccatggcaacagatATGTGGCGGCTGCATGAGCCCAGATGACCAGATCCGAGGCGACAGCCAGCTGTGGCCCGGCCCCCTTGCAGCCTGGTCGGGAGGATCGCCGCTAACCTTGAGCTGCCCTCCGAGGACTAGAAACAAGGAGCTGCTTCGCTTTGAAACTTCATACTCAGGGAAATAACgcctcattttctgtcatcatCCACCGTTTTCTGGTCTCTTCTAATCCTCGTGGTTCAGATTAGCTTCATTCCTGCTTCTCATTCGGTCCAGTGAGATTAGAGAACACGGTTCCTCTTTCGTAACAGTGAGTCGCAGCGATGAGACCTAATCCTGCTACGAGCCATCTGGTAGCAATTTCCTCAGTGAAGGGAGCATGTTTGCTAATCTGAGAGGAAACGTGGGGAGAGAGGGTCCCATGAAATCCTGCCAGCCTGACATCCACAGCCCTCTAATCCCACTGTATCTGATGACCGCTGGGATGGAAACAATGAGAGTTTTCACTCTTCCTATGTAATATCATCAGTGCGACCATGACCTCAAAATAAGAACAGCAATCACAAACCACACAGGCTCTGAGCAGCGAGTCATAACAGCTGCACCTAAACACACCATGAGATACTGACCTGGTAAAAAAACAGGATGatttaaacagaaataaaacagaacgtgaTACTTTACTCATCTtttctgacataaactcaactgaaaacagcacaaagtcaatatatttcatgtttttcctcaacatcttcattgatttttgtaaatatctgcttattctgagcttgatgcagcaacacgtttcaaacaagctgggacaggagcaacagatGGGATTTTCTTCTGGCTAAGGGAGAAAAACCTGGACGAcactaagagtctgcagccatgctagcagctctgtgaggctgcactcacacacagtggcatttagagctaaatgctaatgtgcgcatgctaacatactcacgATGAGAAGGTTAACCTGTTAATGTTTAGCAAGTAGAACATATACCCtgttcaccatctcagtttagcatggtagcatgctaacatgtgctaaatagcacaaaatacagctgagttTGAGTTTTGCAGGTTTTGGACGATGGAAAATTTCAATCTGATGACATGATAGAAGAAAAGTGTATTAGGCTTCATGACAAATCATTCAGAGTGGAGTGAGGTGTCACACTTAAAACCATAAAGGTCAGCCTCATGGGGAAATGTTAAGGTCACCAGAGTCAGGAGGATTCATCGTCTGGTGACCATGAAGGACTGCACCACATCCCATGCTAATCCATCCAATGAGAAACGTGTTTAAATgtaaaagttaaaaatgagGATGTCACTAAACATGGTTTCATGGCCGTACATGCCAAACTGAAAATCTCTTTCGTCCCTGCTCAAGAACAAACCAGCATGTCTAGAATCTTTTTACAACATGAAAATATGTCTCGAGTCTCCATCTCCGGTCTCtctccagcaggtggcagacTCTCCCCACGAGAGCCGCCACCACAAACCACCCAACTTAACTGCATCACAGCGACATTATGTCACAACACTGGAGTATTGATTTGTGATGATGAACGTGAACCGGGACAACAATACTGTGGGATGCCAGCAGGCGCAGATGAAACAGCTCTATAAATATCCGGCCGCAGCGACAGGTATCTGTTACCCAACAACAAACAGCGTACCTACCGATCTCACCCCAGTGGAACGGGTTGATGCCGCCGGTCGTGCAGTTGTACACCAGAGCTGATTTAGGTCTGCGGAGAGCGGGAGAAGACGGTCATTATGATGCCAGCGAAAATGCGTCGGTCTACATTTCCAGGTAGGAGGAGCAGGGGTCAATAGTTcgctttttctcttctccttcttaaaataaatacagatcGTTTAATCACATAACAACTGATGAGATATGATCTATTTCCCTTCCTGGAATACATTTGTTTGAATGTAATTTAGCTCTCAAACCCGTGTTATCAGCTTCCTTGGATCTGTTATCTGACATCATGTGGGAGCGGTCGGCATGTTAGAAGACAGTGACAGCAAGTTTTTTAAAACAGGTTTAAggcatttcctgtttctctaCCGGGAAAACCCTTAAAGGTTAAAGATGCTTGGCTCGTTCGTGGATGTTATTTGGGCTCTGGCGCTCACCTGTGTACAGCCGTGTACCAGCCAGCAGCCAGGGTGAGGTTGATGACCACGTCCACGGGGATCAGATCAGCCACCGCGTCGTTGTTGGCCCTCATGGTGCGTAAGATCCCCTTTCCAGCCTGAACACAGAAGAGCAGCGTCTTAAAACTTTTCCGTGTGTTTTGAAGAAAAGTGAGATTGAAGAGCAACATTTTTACTCACAGCTATAAAGACTCCACTTGGTCCGTTGAAGTTGTCGATCCAACCCTGAGTGTAAGAAGAGAGAGCATGTAAATCCTCAGAGctttttaaaagacatgtttgaGCGACTCTGACTGCACCTCGTGATTTTCTACTTCCTACTTGGCATATTTGTAATGATTTTTGTTGCAGGCTTTAAACATGTTTATCTCTGCTGTcaagttgggcattttaatgtgggggtctatggggactgattcgcttttggagccagcctcaagtggccatttgaggaacgACAGTTACTGGCACTTCAGCGTTGCCTCTCGATGTTTACGTTCATCGTCCAGCTGGTCCAGCGGTGGGAAACGTGCAGCCCGGTTTTATAAAACTGGGTTTTAAATTTCTGATTGTTAGCCTCTCTGCAACGAGACATAATCTTTCAAGAGAGACTTGCGATGCACCTCTAGTGAGAAAGACAGCAACATGTACgtggttgtgtatgtgtgctgttCGGGGTCATGTTACTTCCTGTGGTGGGAGAACAGGGGAGGCCGGGGAGCAGTGATTGTCAACTTCAATTAGAGTCcattaaaaatggatgaaacCACTGGTTATAGACTGCTGCAGTTCCCAACGTGTCGCCCATTATGTGGTCTTGTCCCGAGTCTAATAATAAGTGCAAACATGAACAGGCCACTGAGGCCAGCGGCGTTTTTAGCACCACAATCTGTTGGTGGCCTCATGCCAGGCTGAAGTGGCAGATCTCTGGATGGATATTCTGCATCATATATATGGGTTAAATGACGTTATGGagccacacactgacagaactAGATGCACATTGTGGCTGTAAACACcccacacatgaacacaaacgtATAAAATAAGCAGCCCCATCCCCCCCCCTTGCCTCACAGCGCCCGCTGGCACGAGCTGCCAAGGCGATTGCATGGCCAAGTGTGAGCGAGGCCCTTTGAAGAGTCGCTGCCAGGCCGAGCTTACGACCGAAGGCTGAGCACAGAGCCAGGAACTGCTGTCAGAGTcccagcgcgcacacacaaggCCTACATTTCCTGACGCCAGAAAAACAAGGACTTCCCTTTGCTCTTCTGGTATTTTATCTATGCAGCATAATTTCTAAATCTCCCTTTGATCATTTCTCCAGAAGGTTCTGCCTCCCATTTGACGGCAAAGAACAGTGAACGACCTTAAAGGCAATTCAATTTATGacatgaaataaagaaaagaaagttcaAATGTTTGGCGtctttgcatgaaaaatgaactgattaTCAATGGTTCTGGAACCTGACATCACTCTCAACACTCCAGCAGCGGTCAGGACGCCCCCATAATGCTTTGGggaatgtaaacaggaagtgaattaCTCTGTGGACTACAACTCAAGCCCTGATTTTTAATCTTTATCTACATTGCCACCATTTAAAAAGTAAGCCGAATTAGCTActagcagttcctgtttgcaatgCTCACATGGACGTACAGACAACTATGACTGAATCACTTTGATGCACAAGAAAACTTAAAATCTTAGtattctcaggcaagttctgcaTTATAACAGGTGCCTTTTAGTCGTTAATGAGATCCTCAGAGAGTGTCAGTCAccaaaagaggaggaggatctcactctgaggaggaagatTTTCATACCTCCTGTGAAGATGTCAGGacgcctgcagcagcagcagcctgtctgaAAGCAGCTAAGCCGTGGAAACATTCGACGTGCCGAGTTTAAGTCTCAGGTTAGGCTTCACATGAACTTCCCTGCACCCTCCAGCTTCCCATCCTCAGTGTGACATTCACTTTGTCAGCACATGTCTGCCCTCGGTGTCTCATTTCTGCCCTCCTCACCGGCCTAAACTCTCCCAtcccagcagctgtttgacGAATCACTCGGGTCTTCAGCCAAGATATTAACCAATTTGCTTTAATCCTACGCCACTTAAGATAAAAGCCACAGGGGAGCGGCACTGACCTGTGCAGGATTACATCGATCAATATCTTATTTCCATTCGTTTTACTGTCACGAGTGGACTCGTAATGAGCGCGGGATCCAGAAAACGTGACCCGAGTCATTCAAACATGTTGATTAACATTTACCACAGGCAGCAGTGTTAGGTTTTAAGACATGAGTCTATTCTGGTgttaaaaacagaagaacagacCATGCCACACAGCGGCAAACACATATTTTCAGTGGACTCACGGGGAAAGGCTCCTGCCAGCTGGCTCCCACTATGGAGGGTCTGATGATGGCGATGTTGAGCTtgtcctgctcctgctgcaccaCGTACTCGGCCAAGGCTTTGGTGTAGGTGTACGTGTTGGGCCTGTCGCCGATGAGCCGCGGCGTGATGTCACGCACGATgccatcatccatccacctgaagacagaaa contains:
- the LOC143315163 gene encoding endoplasmic reticulum-Golgi intermediate compartment protein 2-like, producing the protein MRRLSRKKALSLVKELDAFPKVSDSYVETSASGGTVSLIAFSAMALLAVLEFFVYRDTWMKYEYEVDKDFSSKLKINIDITVAMKCQHVGADILDLAETMITSNGLLYEPTIFELTPQQRLWQRTLIVIQSRLREEHALQEVLYKTLLKNGPTALPPREDTPMEPLNACRIHGHVYVNKVAGNLHITVGKPIHHPQGHAHIAAFVSHETYNFSHRIDHLSFGEEIPGIINPLDGTEKITFNNNQMFQYFITVVPTRLNTYKISADTHQFSVTERERVINHAAGSHGVSGIFVKYDTSSLMVTVSEQHMPLWQFLVRLCGIIGGIFSTTGMLHGLVGCCFDLICCRLKLGVYRHREDLQRHNQNNLNNHRTPLLADDVPQE
- the LOC143315161 gene encoding fatty acyl-CoA reductase 1; the encoded protein is MSTELSEGLDLDGLGEQAPDGHPRLTDICSGTAGSRMASIAEYYAGKNVLITGATGFMGKVLVEKLLRSCPEVKALYLLVRPKAGQSMQQRVSDMMTCKLFDRVREDNPDFHQKIIPISSELMQPGLAICPEDVEKLSGCINIVFHCAATVRFDEPLKHALQLNVMATQQLLSLAKQMHHLEAFIHISTAYANCNRKHIDEVIYPPPVEPKKLIESLEWMDDGIVRDITPRLIGDRPNTYTYTKALAEYVVQQEQDKLNIAIIRPSIVGASWQEPFPGWIDNFNGPSGVFIAAGKGILRTMRANNDAVADLIPVDVVINLTLAAGWYTAVHRPKSALVYNCTTGGINPFHWGEIEHHVMSSFKRNPLEQAFRRPNANITSNYLINQYWILVSHKFPALIYDLFLRLSGQKPQMMRIFNRLHKAISLLEYFSSQDWEWNSENLSMLMSQLTPEDRKTFNFDVRQLNWPEYIENYCIGTKKYVLNEDMSDIPAARQHLRKLRNIRYTFNTLLVVFIWRVFIARSQMARNIWYFVVSLCFKFLSYFRASSTLTN